A stretch of Clostridia bacterium DNA encodes these proteins:
- a CDS encoding restriction endonuclease subunit S, protein MTNNWEQRKLNAWADRYDNLRVPITALDRVSGSTPYYGANGIQDYVEGYTHDGEFILVAEDGASDLKNYPVQYVNGRIWVNNHAHVLQAKKEIADNKFLKYVISQTNIEPYLVGGGRAKLNADTMMRICIIAPENLAEQKQLGLLFQRLDNLITLHQRKPQKEKSQDLFDSFSPNIHI, encoded by the coding sequence ATCACTAACAATTGGGAACAGCGTAAGTTAAATGCATGGGCCGATAGATACGACAATTTGCGAGTCCCAATTACGGCGTTAGATAGAGTCTCAGGAAGTACACCTTACTATGGAGCAAACGGTATTCAAGATTATGTCGAAGGTTATACACACGATGGTGAATTTATACTTGTCGCGGAAGATGGTGCTAGTGATTTAAAGAACTACCCTGTACAGTATGTAAATGGAAGAATATGGGTAAACAACCACGCTCACGTGCTTCAAGCGAAAAAGGAAATTGCAGACAACAAGTTCTTAAAATATGTTATTTCTCAAACTAATATTGAGCCTTATTTGGTCGGTGGTGGTCGTGCTAAACTGAATGCTGACACAATGATGAGGATTTGCATCATTGCACCGGAAAATTTAGCGGAGCAGAAGCAACTCGGATTACTATTTCAGCGACTCGATAACCTTATCACCCTTCATCAGCGTAAGCCGCAAAAAGAAAAGAGCCAAGACCTGTTTGACTCTTTCTCACCAAATATTCATATTTAG
- a CDS encoding restriction endonuclease subunit S: MHSLNHSWEQRKLSGILCLLKDGTHGTHQDVEDGPLLLSAKNIKNGQICWDSCDRRISGSEYEKIHSNFTLEKEDILLTIVGSIGETAILKDNYRITFQRSVAYLRPKTNVNPEFLYSEIQSPKFQKELMNRKSTSAQPGIYLGDLSVIPVSYPKNLEEQKQIGSAFVNLDKLITLHQRKPLLQRRR; the protein is encoded by the coding sequence ATTCATAGTCTTAATCACTCTTGGGAACAGCGTAAGTTGAGTGGAATATTATGCTTATTAAAAGATGGAACCCATGGGACTCATCAAGATGTTGAAGACGGACCATTACTTTTGAGTGCTAAAAATATAAAAAACGGACAAATATGTTGGGATAGTTGTGATCGAAGAATATCGGGAAGTGAGTATGAAAAGATACATTCTAATTTTACTTTAGAAAAAGAAGATATTCTTCTAACAATAGTGGGTTCAATTGGAGAAACCGCTATTCTAAAGGATAATTATAGAATAACATTCCAAAGAAGTGTTGCTTATTTAAGACCAAAAACTAATGTGAATCCTGAATTTTTGTATAGTGAAATACAGTCGCCAAAATTTCAAAAAGAATTAATGAATCGAAAATCGACATCGGCACAGCCGGGAATATATCTTGGAGACCTATCAGTTATTCCTGTTTCTTATCCTAAAAATTTAGAGGAACAGAAACAGATCGGTAGTGCTTTTGTCAATCTTGACAAACTTATCACCCTTCATCAGCGTAAGCCACTTCTGCAAAGAAGGAGGTAA